The following proteins come from a genomic window of Paucimonas lemoignei:
- a CDS encoding transcriptional regulator: MTNDSNPTDEQPTKGRQGARWGQERRLEFIDYRLRWDGQINRSNLTDFFGISVPQASLDITEYTKLASNNMEYDTRARVYRATEAFQPVFQSSAVERYLEDLLRVAVQPDVPYGSFLGWRSPVAGVPKLGRRLNAEIVGEILRAIRENGSVEVTYQSMTDPEGSERKLTPHALVHDGNRWHARAYCHKRNDFRDFSLTRIKRAQYAGPDHERASMDTAWNKMVDVVLTAHPMLSPAKRRLIESDYSMEKGEMHLECRQALLLYLLFQLNLTEDQAVQRPEVIQLALRNRDEIYALLHP, translated from the coding sequence ATGACAAACGATTCCAATCCCACGGACGAGCAACCCACGAAGGGGCGGCAAGGAGCGCGTTGGGGCCAGGAGCGTCGCTTGGAATTCATCGACTATCGGTTGCGGTGGGATGGGCAAATCAATCGAAGCAATCTCACTGACTTCTTCGGCATCTCCGTGCCACAAGCTTCGCTGGATATAACCGAGTACACGAAACTGGCCTCCAACAACATGGAGTACGACACGCGAGCGCGTGTTTACCGAGCGACGGAGGCATTCCAGCCGGTTTTCCAGTCCAGTGCTGTTGAGCGCTACCTCGAAGATCTGTTGCGCGTGGCTGTTCAACCAGATGTGCCTTATGGGAGCTTTTTGGGGTGGCGATCCCCCGTCGCAGGTGTTCCCAAGCTGGGACGTCGCCTGAACGCCGAGATCGTCGGTGAGATTCTGCGAGCCATTCGTGAAAATGGTTCAGTGGAGGTCACGTATCAGTCCATGACTGATCCCGAAGGCAGCGAACGTAAGCTGACCCCTCATGCGTTAGTGCATGACGGAAATCGCTGGCATGCACGAGCGTACTGCCATAAACGTAATGACTTCCGAGATTTCTCGCTGACACGTATTAAGCGTGCCCAATATGCAGGCCCGGATCATGAGCGGGCATCCATGGATACAGCTTGGAACAAAATGGTCGACGTTGTTCTCACGGCTCATCCGATGCTCAGCCCTGCTAAGCGTCGCCTGATCGAAAGTGACTATTCAATGGAAAAGGGAGAAATGCATCTGGAGTGCCGCCAAGCATTGCTGCTCTACCTGCTTTTTCAGCTCAACCTCACGGAGGATCAAGCTGTACAACGTCCCGAAGTCATTCAACTGGCACTCAGAAATAGGGATGAGATTTATGCCCTGCTACACCCATAA
- a CDS encoding nucleotidyltransferase — MPLTNTQVRYYDSNVLRLPKDKRETYNAQVDRLIAALRDSLKKQDKITIKRVVKAGSFAKHTILRKTSEDAVDVDVVFYISGEKVDEETFSSLSQKIYEALIKLYPNKAVEDFEIQRKAATVTFVGTGLDVDIVPVIENPNKEGYGWQFDRIDGSKIETCAPCQVKFVKDRKDQDPDFRTLVRLAKRWRTKAECPLKSFHIELIMAHVLEVNGKEGSLEKRFRDFLLYIAESGLQQVIKFPENRAASDFTDPVVILDPVCDTNNVASRITEDERKEIVRIAEASWETANFASVEGDFEVWKELFGRAFKVEDAA, encoded by the coding sequence ATGCCACTTACCAATACGCAGGTCAGGTACTACGACAGTAACGTGTTGCGCTTGCCGAAGGACAAGCGTGAAACCTACAACGCCCAGGTCGATCGGCTGATTGCCGCGTTGCGCGACAGCCTAAAGAAGCAGGACAAGATTACCATTAAACGTGTGGTGAAAGCCGGTTCGTTCGCTAAGCACACCATCCTTCGGAAGACCTCTGAGGACGCCGTCGATGTGGATGTGGTGTTTTACATCAGCGGCGAAAAGGTAGATGAGGAAACGTTCTCAAGCCTGAGCCAAAAAATCTATGAGGCGCTGATCAAGCTGTATCCGAATAAAGCCGTTGAGGACTTTGAGATCCAGCGCAAGGCCGCGACCGTTACGTTCGTCGGTACCGGGCTGGACGTGGATATCGTTCCGGTCATTGAAAACCCGAACAAGGAAGGTTACGGCTGGCAGTTCGACCGTATCGATGGCTCGAAGATCGAAACCTGCGCGCCGTGCCAAGTGAAATTCGTTAAGGATCGCAAGGATCAAGATCCTGACTTCCGCACTCTTGTACGCTTGGCCAAGCGGTGGCGTACGAAGGCTGAGTGCCCACTTAAGTCCTTTCACATTGAGCTCATCATGGCTCACGTGCTGGAGGTGAACGGAAAAGAGGGTTCTCTGGAAAAGCGTTTTCGAGATTTTCTCCTATACATCGCCGAGTCCGGCCTGCAGCAAGTCATCAAATTCCCCGAAAACCGAGCGGCCTCCGATTTCACTGACCCTGTCGTGATTCTTGATCCCGTATGCGACACGAATAACGTGGCCAGCCGGATTACTGAGGACGAACGCAAGGAAATTGTTCGGATCGCAGAGGCGTCTTGGGAAACGGCAAATTTTGCGTCTGTCGAAGGTGATTTCGAAGTCTGGAAAGAATTGTTCGGCCGAGCTTTCAAGGTGGAGGATGCAGCATGA
- a CDS encoding AAA ATPase encodes MTKTSVFDAAIDLPERQLTEREKILLGFEGRYERIHNQLRLLLNQGQLQEWSNTHHKSVLPICNLIADQYPLVIFHGDVGTGKTATAECIANRIVRESRTEDSVLFKLSNRVRGSGKVGEMGTLLTQAWAEVVEAAGKNRRAILIIDEGDSIAASRSQSQSHHEDKVAVNTLIQGVDDLRKYGGRVVVILCTNRLSVLDAALRRRAAIVEEFTRPDVAERKALFSMDLAGMGLSDKQLGELAAATGERGNQPAWTYSDIRTRLYPSAMAKAFPDRALSFKDLTESLLSMRPSPVMEDN; translated from the coding sequence ATGACCAAGACCAGTGTGTTTGATGCGGCAATCGACTTGCCAGAACGTCAGTTGACTGAGCGCGAAAAGATCTTGCTCGGGTTCGAAGGCCGTTATGAGCGCATCCACAACCAGCTTCGTCTGTTGCTCAACCAAGGCCAATTGCAGGAATGGAGTAACACTCACCACAAAAGTGTATTGCCCATCTGCAATCTCATAGCCGACCAATATCCACTTGTGATTTTCCACGGGGACGTGGGTACAGGAAAGACAGCGACAGCAGAGTGCATTGCGAATCGTATCGTCCGTGAGTCGCGCACTGAAGATTCCGTATTGTTCAAACTGAGCAACCGTGTGCGCGGTTCGGGCAAGGTCGGTGAAATGGGCACCCTGTTGACCCAAGCCTGGGCAGAGGTGGTAGAGGCCGCGGGCAAGAACCGCCGTGCAATCTTGATCATCGACGAGGGGGATTCGATCGCTGCTTCCAGGTCTCAAAGCCAGAGTCACCACGAAGACAAAGTCGCAGTGAACACGCTAATTCAAGGTGTCGATGACCTACGGAAATACGGTGGTCGTGTTGTGGTGATCCTCTGCACTAATCGGTTGTCGGTGCTTGACGCTGCTCTACGCCGACGTGCTGCCATCGTTGAGGAGTTCACTCGGCCTGACGTTGCTGAGAGAAAAGCGCTCTTCAGCATGGATCTAGCGGGGATGGGGCTTTCGGATAAACAACTTGGTGAGTTGGCTGCTGCGACGGGAGAGCGGGGAAATCAACCCGCCTGGACATACTCCGATATTCGCACTCGGTTATACCCATCAGCAATGGCCAAGGCTTTTCCAGATCGAGCCTTGAGCTTCAAGGATCTGACTGAGTCCCTTTTGTCGATGCGTCCGTCTCCCGTCATGGAAGACAACTGA
- a CDS encoding exonuclease, whose translation MKAGKEIFVSVDVEASGPIPGKYSMLSIGACVVSDVDAQFSCYIKPISDDFVPEAMEVTGLSLEKLRAEGLEPKEAMSRFKTWIDSLASDSETVVFVGFNASFDWGFVNYYFHQFLGENPFGIAALDIKSMYFGASDCTWKMTRSSEIAKVVNPESAGDHDALHDAIYQAELFSLIRKKNYGIKLLRNLVCPGFINCN comes from the coding sequence ATGAAGGCAGGTAAAGAGATATTCGTGTCGGTCGACGTTGAGGCTTCAGGCCCAATTCCTGGCAAATACAGCATGCTTTCTATAGGGGCATGCGTCGTCTCAGACGTCGACGCTCAGTTTTCCTGCTATATCAAGCCCATTTCTGATGACTTCGTCCCGGAGGCAATGGAGGTTACGGGTCTCTCGCTAGAGAAGCTTCGTGCAGAAGGTCTGGAGCCGAAAGAGGCAATGTCTCGCTTCAAGACCTGGATCGATTCATTGGCTTCCGATAGCGAAACCGTAGTGTTCGTGGGATTCAATGCATCCTTTGACTGGGGGTTCGTGAATTATTATTTTCACCAATTTCTCGGTGAAAATCCATTCGGTATAGCCGCACTGGACATCAAGTCGATGTATTTTGGTGCTTCAGACTGCACATGGAAGATGACGCGATCTAGCGAAATCGCAAAGGTGGTTAATCCGGAAAGTGCCGGCGACCACGATGCCTTGCATGACGCTATTTACCAGGCAGAATTGTTTTCTCTGATCCGTAAAAAAAATTATGGAATAAAACTCCTTCGCAATCTTGTTTGTCCTGGTTTTATTAATTGTAACTAG
- the dnaK_2 gene encoding heat shock protein, which yields MKIGVDFGTSFSSAAVCINGKVQYITFGQDQQFRTAVFFPDRHVDESLFSLTVEYEREIDNAIRARKSRYSQQLSEYEMRLAAVASEERKMAREGDPYSPREKEARRSTLIKPRHFADEEMRQAEFNAIRRHWRDQQRESIAQEGLHVRQATGVFGEDAIDALYNSELGRIFQSPKSMLGFKLEQPYLDIVTSVVAQILAHIRRAAEQQLGTEVRSVVLGRPVEFRGSGASVDHQAPQRLLEQAARDAGFTQVEFLEEPCAAALAYHVGEPAAHEALIIDMGGGTTDVAYATVGGNAAKPVIHRVWGKGFGGTDVDVELSMRVAMPLFGHGNEHGLPLYAYRSAAKVADLSRQQAFLKYCIKRVVEPFKTRLEVLGEKGATVRLNRDVEQLKIELSDDRTAGLSLDFIEQGLAVHVEDVALTTSAQGLLDKLGQLLEQVRNDLPEANPVIFMTGGMSRAPYVQDCVRKCFDRSRIVLGDASFGVVTGLAQFAQPFVAADPVQEEKRMTQLSERYARAVAHADESAALYQNKVDDFERQLQVQRNIFAGTKIAKYLDLLEEQVSSTYEANQLAGWLPHGDKFTELEYFEALVRQDRGARRYTSLANVPGFLRHEFEDCDEDSFRSYADELRQECRNVYGWVTESREIMEDQPGFDDFFDELGSWPDEVVAKKRHADLALTLFDNLYEGWQRCQKAGLDLLQMANYRTDDFDPTL from the coding sequence GTGAAAATCGGTGTTGATTTCGGTACGAGCTTTTCCAGCGCTGCGGTTTGTATAAATGGCAAGGTTCAGTACATCACGTTTGGCCAGGATCAGCAGTTTCGCACCGCGGTGTTTTTCCCGGATCGGCACGTAGATGAATCGCTGTTCAGCCTCACTGTCGAGTACGAACGCGAGATCGACAACGCGATCAGGGCCCGTAAAAGCCGCTATTCACAACAGCTGTCCGAATATGAGATGCGTCTTGCAGCGGTGGCCAGCGAGGAGCGCAAAATGGCGCGCGAGGGTGACCCATATTCGCCGCGGGAGAAAGAAGCGCGGCGTTCGACACTGATCAAGCCTCGACATTTCGCCGACGAAGAGATGCGCCAGGCCGAGTTCAATGCTATCCGCCGGCACTGGCGCGATCAGCAACGCGAAAGCATCGCCCAGGAAGGTCTGCACGTCAGGCAGGCGACAGGTGTGTTCGGTGAGGATGCCATCGATGCGCTGTACAACAGCGAACTTGGCAGAATATTCCAGTCGCCAAAATCCATGCTGGGCTTCAAGCTGGAGCAGCCTTATCTGGACATTGTGACCAGTGTGGTGGCGCAAATCCTGGCGCATATCCGCCGCGCCGCCGAACAGCAGCTGGGTACTGAAGTTCGATCGGTGGTACTCGGGCGACCTGTCGAGTTTCGGGGCTCGGGGGCTAGCGTCGATCACCAGGCCCCGCAGCGTCTGCTGGAGCAAGCAGCCAGGGACGCAGGCTTTACCCAGGTTGAGTTTCTCGAGGAACCCTGCGCTGCTGCCTTGGCTTATCACGTCGGCGAGCCTGCCGCACACGAGGCGCTCATCATCGATATGGGTGGCGGTACTACCGATGTCGCTTACGCAACAGTCGGTGGCAATGCTGCCAAGCCAGTTATCCATCGTGTCTGGGGCAAAGGGTTTGGTGGGACGGACGTGGATGTCGAACTGTCCATGCGCGTGGCTATGCCTTTGTTCGGCCACGGGAATGAGCATGGGTTGCCGTTGTATGCCTACCGCAGTGCCGCAAAGGTTGCCGATTTGAGCCGCCAGCAGGCGTTTCTCAAGTATTGCATCAAGCGGGTGGTCGAGCCCTTCAAGACACGCCTGGAAGTTCTGGGTGAAAAGGGCGCGACCGTCAGGCTTAACCGGGATGTCGAACAGCTCAAGATCGAATTGAGTGACGACCGTACTGCTGGTCTCTCGCTCGACTTCATTGAACAGGGTTTGGCGGTGCATGTTGAAGACGTTGCGCTGACCACAAGCGCGCAGGGTCTCCTGGACAAACTTGGGCAACTGCTCGAACAGGTGCGTAACGACCTCCCAGAGGCCAACCCTGTCATCTTCATGACCGGAGGTATGTCCAGGGCGCCTTATGTGCAGGACTGCGTGCGCAAGTGCTTCGACCGGTCGCGGATCGTCCTGGGCGATGCGTCGTTTGGTGTCGTGACCGGGCTTGCGCAGTTTGCCCAGCCTTTCGTAGCGGCAGACCCGGTGCAAGAAGAAAAACGCATGACCCAGTTGAGCGAGCGGTATGCGCGGGCCGTGGCGCACGCTGACGAGTCGGCAGCCCTCTACCAGAACAAAGTGGATGACTTCGAGCGTCAACTGCAGGTGCAGAGGAACATTTTTGCCGGCACCAAAATTGCCAAATACCTGGACCTTCTCGAAGAGCAGGTGAGCAGTACCTATGAGGCCAACCAGCTGGCAGGCTGGCTGCCGCACGGCGACAAGTTCACTGAGCTCGAGTATTTCGAAGCGCTCGTTCGCCAGGACCGTGGCGCCCGGCGCTACACGTCGTTGGCCAATGTGCCTGGGTTCTTGCGCCATGAGTTCGAGGATTGCGACGAGGACTCTTTCCGATCTTATGCCGATGAACTCCGGCAGGAATGTCGGAATGTCTACGGCTGGGTGACCGAGTCGCGGGAAATCATGGAAGACCAACCGGGCTTCGACGATTTCTTCGATGAGCTCGGGTCCTGGCCCGACGAAGTAGTAGCGAAGAAACGTCATGCCGACCTGGCGCTTACACTGTTCGATAATCTGTATGAAGGTTGGCAGCGCTGCCAGAAGGCAGGCCTTGATTTGCTGCAAATGGCCAACTACCGCACCGATGACTTCGACCCCACCTTGTAG